A genome region from Euzebyales bacterium includes the following:
- a CDS encoding type Z 30S ribosomal protein S14 yields the protein MAKKSMIAKANRRPKFAVRGYTRCSRCGRPRAVYRKFKLCRVCFRELAHAGELPGIRKASW from the coding sequence ATGGCCAAGAAGTCGATGATCGCAAAGGCCAACCGCCGCCCGAAGTTCGCGGTGCGTGGCTACACGCGGTGCAGCCGGTGCGGACGCCCCCGCGCGGTGTACCGCAAGTTCAAGCTGTGCCGTGTGTGCTTCCGCGAGCTCGCTCACGCCGGCGAACTGCCCGGGATCCGGAAGGCGAGCTGGTGA
- the rplR gene encoding 50S ribosomal protein L18, protein MGTTSRQEARSRRHRRARSRIRGTAKRPRLVVFRSNAGIYAQIVDDDRGHTLVAASTADDVVADGDGKIGVAKGVGKLVGERALEAGITQVVFDRGGNRYHGRVAALADGARQAGLQL, encoded by the coding sequence ATGGGCACCACAAGCAGGCAGGAGGCACGCAGCCGTCGTCACCGGCGCGCGCGCAGCCGCATCCGGGGAACGGCGAAGCGTCCCCGTCTCGTCGTCTTCCGCTCCAACGCCGGCATCTACGCCCAGATCGTCGACGACGACCGTGGGCACACGCTCGTGGCCGCCTCGACGGCCGACGACGTCGTGGCCGACGGCGACGGCAAGATCGGCGTGGCCAAGGGCGTCGGCAAGCTGGTCGGCGAGCGGGCGCTCGAAGCGGGTATCACCCAGGTGGTGTTCGACCGCGGCGGCAACCGCTACCACGGCCGTGTCGCCGCGCTGGCCGACGGAGCACGCCAGGCTGGGCTGCAGCTGTAG
- the rplF gene encoding 50S ribosomal protein L6: MSRIGKEPVPIPSGVDVTLADDRVTVKGPKGELSEAVPEGITVEIDDGQIVVTRASDHREHRSLHGLTRSLIANMVTGVTTGFTKSLEIVGVGYRAQAQGNTGLVIQAGYSHPVEVTAPEGVTFQVPSPTRITVQGASKQVVGQVAANIRAIRKPEPYKGKGIRYEGEQVRRKAGKAAGI, from the coding sequence ATGAGTCGTATCGGCAAGGAACCAGTGCCCATCCCGAGCGGGGTGGACGTGACGCTGGCCGATGACCGCGTGACCGTGAAGGGTCCCAAGGGTGAGTTGTCCGAGGCCGTCCCGGAGGGCATCACGGTCGAGATCGACGACGGTCAGATCGTGGTGACCCGCGCGAGCGACCACCGCGAGCACCGGTCGCTGCACGGCCTGACCCGGTCGCTGATCGCCAACATGGTGACCGGCGTCACCACGGGCTTCACCAAGAGCCTGGAGATCGTCGGCGTCGGCTACCGCGCCCAGGCGCAGGGCAACACCGGCCTCGTCATCCAGGCGGGCTACAGCCACCCGGTCGAGGTCACCGCCCCGGAGGGCGTGACGTTCCAGGTGCCCTCGCCGACCCGCATCACTGTGCAGGGCGCGAGCAAGCAGGTCGTGGGTCAGGTCGCCGCGAACATCCGGGCGATCCGCAAGCCCGAGCCCTACAAGGGCAAGGGGATCCGGTACGAGGGCGAGCAGGTCCGCCGCAAGGCCGGCAAGGCCGCTGGCATCTAG
- the rpsH gene encoding 30S ribosomal protein S8 — MMTDPVADMLTRIRNANIAYSEQLEMPSSKLKAALADILKQEGYIRDYAVEPTKPQATLKIALKYTRDRERALTGVRRISKPGLRVYAKRHEVPRVLGGLGTAIISTSSGLMTDRQARQVGIGGEVIAYVW, encoded by the coding sequence ATGATGACCGATCCGGTCGCGGACATGCTCACGCGCATCCGCAACGCCAACATCGCGTACAGCGAGCAGCTCGAGATGCCCTCGTCCAAGTTGAAGGCCGCGCTGGCCGACATCCTGAAGCAGGAGGGCTACATTCGGGACTACGCCGTCGAGCCGACCAAGCCGCAGGCCACGCTGAAGATCGCGCTCAAGTACACGAGGGATCGCGAGCGGGCGCTCACCGGCGTCCGGCGCATCTCCAAGCCCGGTCTGCGGGTCTACGCCAAGCGGCACGAGGTGCCCCGCGTCCTCGGCGGCCTGGGCACCGCGATCATCTCGACCTCGTCCGGACTGATGACCGACCGCCAGGCCCGCCAGGTGGGCATAGGCGGCGAAGTCATCGCCTACGTCTGGTAG
- the rpsE gene encoding 30S ribosomal protein S5 produces the protein MAAGGSNRGRGRGRGREEERNPYEEKVVAINRVAKVVRGGRRFSFTALVVVGDLDGTVGVGYGKAKEVPAAIQKGVEEAKKSFFEVPMIQKTIVHGVIGHSGAGRVLLKPAAPGTGVIAGGAVRAVLECAGISDVLAKSMGTSNPINVVHATVDALKSLRRPEEVARLRGVELEEILPNKMLANMRAS, from the coding sequence ATGGCAGCAGGTGGCAGCAACCGCGGTCGCGGCCGCGGTCGAGGACGCGAAGAGGAGCGCAACCCCTACGAGGAGAAGGTCGTCGCGATCAACCGCGTGGCCAAGGTGGTCCGTGGTGGCCGCCGGTTCTCCTTCACAGCGCTCGTCGTCGTCGGCGACCTCGACGGGACCGTCGGTGTCGGTTACGGCAAGGCCAAGGAGGTGCCGGCCGCGATCCAGAAGGGGGTCGAGGAGGCCAAGAAGAGCTTCTTCGAGGTCCCGATGATCCAGAAGACGATCGTGCACGGCGTGATCGGGCACAGCGGTGCCGGACGTGTGCTGCTCAAGCCGGCCGCGCCGGGCACCGGTGTCATCGCCGGCGGCGCCGTCCGTGCCGTCCTCGAGTGTGCGGGCATCAGCGATGTCCTCGCGAAGTCGATGGGCACGTCGAACCCGATCAACGTCGTCCACGCGACCGTCGACGCGCTCAAGTCGCTGCGTCGGCCCGAAGAGGTTGCGCGGTTGCGGGGCGTTGAGCTCGAGGAGATCCTCCCGAACAAGATGCTCGCCAACATGCGGGCGTCCTAG